A region from the Enterobacter roggenkampii genome encodes:
- a CDS encoding oxidoreductase: MQLGFVGLGAVVETAYLPALRRLYGHAVHCFGFDVLPTRQPEGVTRCASLTELLAVPLDTLFITTASLHHLEVLEQAIASAVPRIVIEKPIVATLPQIEKLNALLANPDAASRVLALDHWMARIETVKRSLVGSVSDIVKIDGFLQEPSGYNAAGEPIALNFATGEPDARTLRHPDGVILDIGTHVLAMLRETVRYLGGSDEMTLQVVTAKDRLGRAIAKGDMSTAEGEAHLQGRISGVPVDIWLNKYAGPAGGQKGLRLCLRDGRIISHDRRGAEDVLELSEGKDIERWHIPGTLYEHCLAGHILGTNSLFERDPHEVSRTTRRRIEEVELLLTLQQQLRGPH, translated from the coding sequence ATGCAGTTAGGATTTGTCGGTCTTGGTGCGGTCGTGGAAACCGCGTATCTGCCCGCCTTACGTCGCCTTTATGGTCACGCGGTTCATTGTTTTGGATTTGATGTTCTCCCCACCAGGCAGCCTGAAGGCGTCACGCGCTGCGCTTCGCTTACGGAACTTCTCGCCGTACCGCTTGATACTCTCTTTATTACCACCGCATCGCTGCACCACCTCGAGGTGCTGGAACAGGCCATAGCCTCGGCCGTTCCGCGGATTGTGATTGAAAAACCGATCGTCGCCACGCTTCCCCAAATCGAAAAGCTCAACGCGCTGCTGGCAAACCCCGACGCTGCTTCCCGCGTGCTGGCGCTCGATCACTGGATGGCGCGCATCGAAACGGTAAAGCGGTCGCTGGTTGGCAGCGTCTCTGACATCGTCAAAATCGACGGCTTTTTGCAGGAGCCGAGCGGATATAACGCCGCAGGGGAACCCATCGCGCTTAACTTTGCTACCGGCGAGCCGGACGCGCGTACGCTTCGCCACCCGGACGGTGTAATCCTGGATATCGGTACGCACGTGCTGGCGATGCTGCGCGAAACGGTGCGTTATCTGGGCGGAAGTGATGAGATGACGTTGCAGGTGGTCACGGCTAAAGACCGCCTGGGCCGCGCTATCGCAAAAGGCGACATGTCCACGGCGGAGGGCGAGGCGCATCTTCAGGGTCGCATCAGCGGCGTGCCGGTGGATATCTGGCTGAACAAATACGCGGGACCCGCGGGCGGGCAAAAAGGATTACGGCTCTGTTTGCGCGACGGGCGCATCATCAGCCACGACCGGCGCGGCGCGGAGGATGTGCTTGAGCTGAGTGAGGGTAAGGATATTGAGCGCTGGCATATCCCCGGGACACTCTACGAGCACTGTCTTGCCGGGCACATTCTGGGCACCAACAGTCTTTTTGAACGGGATCCGCACGAGGTGAGCCGCACGACGCGTCGCCGAATCGAGGAAGTTGAGCTGCTGCTGACCTTGCAGCAACAGCTGCGTGGCCCGCACTGA